One genomic region from Syntrophales bacterium encodes:
- a CDS encoding PilT/PilU family type 4a pilus ATPase, with amino-acid sequence MRKQEIDYILTKMLDAHKNVSDLNITVGKHFQVESSGQLTGVELDPPLQTLTPFQTEIFALNLINQDRRLLETLVTQGSCDSSYELPGKARFRVNIFSQRGNYSVVLRKLETRIPTCEELNLPEAFYKIAKEKNGIILVTGATGSGKSTSLAGVLNEINEQQSVHVVTLEDPVEFAHPHKKATFNQREMGTDFDTFANGLRAALRQAPKVILVGEMRDRETVEIGLSAAETGHLVLSTLHTVDAGQTINRILGMFSTEEENQVRIRLADTVRWIVCQRLLPKEGGGRVAAFEVMGTNLRVKDTILHGESEGKMFYEIIQAGKAFGMITFDDYIVELYKNGLVSEDTAKAYASNKGIVGRGIDSVKSARGEATTDISKLEVDTDYGKPKMKW; translated from the coding sequence ATGAGAAAACAGGAAATTGATTATATACTGACCAAAATGCTCGATGCCCATAAAAATGTCTCTGACTTGAACATCACGGTGGGTAAGCATTTTCAGGTGGAAAGCTCCGGACAATTGACCGGTGTGGAGCTTGATCCTCCCCTTCAGACGCTAACCCCTTTTCAAACGGAGATATTCGCCCTGAACCTGATAAACCAGGACCGCCGTCTCTTAGAGACACTCGTCACGCAGGGTTCATGCGATTCTTCTTACGAACTACCCGGCAAGGCCCGCTTCCGGGTCAACATCTTTTCCCAGCGGGGGAATTACTCCGTCGTCCTCAGAAAACTTGAGACCAGAATTCCCACCTGCGAGGAATTGAATCTTCCCGAGGCCTTTTACAAGATAGCGAAGGAGAAAAACGGGATTATCCTCGTCACCGGCGCAACAGGTAGTGGTAAATCCACCTCACTGGCTGGGGTATTAAACGAGATTAACGAGCAGCAATCCGTTCATGTCGTTACCCTTGAGGATCCGGTGGAATTCGCCCATCCTCATAAGAAGGCAACCTTTAACCAGCGGGAGATGGGAACCGATTTCGACACCTTTGCCAATGGTCTTCGTGCCGCTCTCAGACAGGCGCCAAAGGTCATCCTCGTGGGCGAGATGCGGGACAGGGAAACTGTGGAGATCGGCCTCTCCGCCGCAGAAACGGGGCATCTTGTGTTGAGCACGCTTCACACGGTTGATGCCGGTCAGACGATTAATCGGATACTGGGTATGTTTTCCACAGAGGAAGAAAACCAGGTGCGGATCCGTCTGGCTGATACGGTGCGCTGGATTGTATGCCAGAGACTTCTCCCCAAAGAGGGTGGGGGCCGGGTGGCAGCCTTTGAAGTCATGGGCACAAACCTGCGTGTCAAGGATACCATCCTGCATGGAGAATCAGAGGGAAAAATGTTTTATGAGATTATCCAGGCAGGCAAGGCCTTTGGCATGATTACATTTGACGATTATATTGTCGAGTTGTACAAGAATGGTCTTGTCAGTGAAGATACTGCCAAGGCCTATGCATCCAACAAGGGGATTGTTGGCCGTGGCATTGATTCGGTAAAGAGCGCCAGGGGAGAGGCCACAACAGATATTAGTAAGCTTGAAGTTGATACTGATTATGGAAAACCGAAAATGAAATGGTAG
- a CDS encoding response regulator: protein MEEEKTLLSEVASDTYDAADRPFDFLETGGETALICEPDPSTREKISNILKSLGYRITEPTSARDALKRMRFHVYDLVVLNENFDTGDADNNDVLNYLSSLSMSIRRQIFVALVSDRFRTMDNMAAFNRSVNIVINPESIDDIGPIIQRGTTDNTAFYHVFREILRKKGRI, encoded by the coding sequence ATGGAAGAGGAGAAGACCCTTTTAAGCGAGGTGGCATCAGATACGTACGATGCCGCAGATAGGCCGTTTGATTTTCTCGAGACAGGCGGTGAAACAGCCTTGATCTGCGAACCCGATCCATCTACGAGGGAAAAGATCAGCAATATCCTGAAGAGCCTCGGCTACCGGATTACAGAGCCAACATCCGCACGTGATGCCCTCAAGAGGATGCGGTTTCATGTCTATGATCTGGTTGTCTTGAATGAAAATTTTGACACGGGGGATGCGGACAACAATGATGTGCTCAATTATTTAAGCAGCCTTTCCATGAGTATTAGGAGACAGATCTTTGTGGCCCTTGTTAGTGATAGATTCCGCACCATGGATAACATGGCGGCCTTTAACAGGAGCGTCAATATTGTCATCAACCCAGAAAGCATAGATGATATTGGCCCGATCATCCAGCGTGGCACTACTGACAACACGGCCTTTTATCACGTCTTCCGGGAGATACTCAGGAAAAAGGGACGGATCTGA
- a CDS encoding type IV pilus twitching motility protein PilT produces the protein MAKIDAFFQLMHEQGASDLHLVSGQQPVIRIRGEMERIKFDVLENDGLKAMLYEIAPEHKIKQFEETGDVDFAYEIPGLARYRANFFEQKFGVAAVFREIPSKIASAQELGLPPVVSKLATLPRGLVLVTGPTGSGKSTTLAAIIDEANRTRKDHIITVEDPIEFVHQSQSCIVNHREVGIHTKSFAAALRGALREDPDIILVGELRDLETISLAVEAASTGHLVFGTLHTTSAAKTVDRVVEVFPAEEQMQIRSTLADGIRAVISQVLFRRIDKKGRCAALEILIANSAVRNLIRESKTFQIPSMIQTGKKYGMQLLDDGIMDIYNRGWISVDEAYMKCNDKTRFRPFLKSPPTDFTEV, from the coding sequence ATGGCAAAAATCGATGCCTTTTTCCAGTTGATGCATGAACAGGGTGCCTCAGACCTGCACCTTGTGTCCGGGCAGCAGCCGGTCATCAGGATACGGGGTGAGATGGAACGGATAAAGTTTGATGTGCTAGAGAATGATGGCTTGAAGGCTATGCTCTATGAGATCGCACCCGAACATAAGATCAAGCAATTTGAAGAAACCGGAGATGTAGATTTTGCCTATGAGATCCCCGGGCTTGCCCGGTACAGGGCCAATTTCTTCGAGCAAAAATTTGGTGTGGCGGCTGTTTTCAGAGAGATCCCCAGTAAGATAGCATCTGCCCAGGAGTTAGGCCTCCCCCCTGTCGTTTCCAAGCTGGCCACTCTCCCGAGGGGTCTCGTACTGGTGACAGGACCTACGGGAAGCGGAAAATCAACAACCCTTGCGGCTATCATTGATGAGGCAAACCGTACCCGTAAGGATCACATCATTACCGTTGAAGATCCTATCGAGTTTGTTCACCAGAGCCAGAGCTGTATTGTAAACCACAGGGAAGTCGGTATCCACACCAAGAGCTTTGCTGCTGCCCTTCGTGGTGCCCTACGTGAGGACCCGGATATCATCCTGGTGGGCGAGCTGCGTGATCTTGAAACCATATCCCTGGCCGTCGAAGCCGCATCCACGGGACACCTTGTCTTTGGCACCCTCCATACCACGAGTGCTGCCAAGACCGTTGATCGGGTTGTAGAGGTTTTCCCTGCCGAGGAACAGATGCAGATCAGGTCTACCCTGGCTGACGGTATCCGGGCGGTCATTTCCCAGGTCCTCTTCAGGCGGATTGACAAGAAGGGACGTTGTGCAGCCCTTGAGATCCTGATTGCCAACTCGGCGGTACGGAACCTGATCCGGGAGTCCAAGACCTTTCAGATCCCTTCTATGATTCAAACGGGCAAAAAATACGGTATGCAACTGTTAGATGATGGCATCATGGATATCTACAACCGGGGCTGGATCAGTGTAGATGAGGCATACATGAAGTGTAACGACAAGACTCGGTTCAGGCCCTTTTTAAAATCGCCACCTACAGATTTTACCGAAGTGTAA